A part of Bacillus rossius redtenbacheri isolate Brsri chromosome 1, Brsri_v3, whole genome shotgun sequence genomic DNA contains:
- the LOC134527949 gene encoding uncharacterized protein LOC134527949 isoform X2, producing the protein MMEFVIVLIFCVVLVIAVMVIGSGMGKATSSQRQMDIINVAQNLYVLIRKGDLKKCDVTQTTAFLLNIAKSTVLKYYKKDIEEVSTPGKKRKKRPQEGKSLDTVDNFTVNAIRNAIYRMYAEGLNVTVDTILKEIRERQIDYYGGRSSLHKLLKKMGFSWTTVDGRKALIENENIELQRIDFLRKYKEEKERGTVSKSWQDKSLQSAKRRTVGDGKRFIVVNAGGRTGFVPGAGLLFVSGQKTADYHGEMNGETFLMWFEDMLVHLEEPSVIIMDNASYHSTQVEKTPTTNWTKAALIAWLEKNGIKHENNLLKVELLRIAKQNKPRIRWARCVDHVEKLIQADWEREVHIDSGTIPPLIIHLGEDSSSEDSDSEEFEVTTQQVDGDSEVLAVPLDDLPGCSY; encoded by the exons atgatggaatttgttatcgttttgatattttgtgtggttcttgtgattgctgtaatggtaattggttccgggatggggaaagctacttcgtcgcagcgtcagatggacatcattaacgtcgctcagaacttatatgttttaattagaaaaggcgacttgaagaaatgtgacgttacgcagacgaccgcgtttcttctcaacatcgcaaagtcaactgttctcaa gtactacaagaaagacattgaagaagtttcaacaccaggaaaaaagaggaaaaaaaggccacaggaaggaaagtcacttgacacagtcgacaatttcacagtaaatgcaatcaggaatgcaatttacaggatgtacgctgaag gtttgaatgttacagtcgacaccattttgaaagaaatcagggaaagacaaatagattattatggtggaagatcgagtcttcataaattgttaaagaagatgggattttcatggacaactgttgatggacgaaaagctttgatagagaatgaaaacatagaattgcagcgaatagatttcttgagaaagtataaagaagaaaaagaaagag gaactgtatcaaagtcatggcaggacaagagtctacaatctgcgaagagacgtactgttggagatggtaaaaggtttattgttgttaatgctggagggcgcactggctttgtgccaggagcaggattactttttgtttcaggtcagaagactgcagactaccatggcgagatgaatggggaaactttcttgatgtggtttgaagacatgttggtgcatcttgaggaacccagtgtcatcataatggacaatgcttcatatcacagcacccag gttgagaaaacacctacaacgaactggaccaaggctgcactgatcgcgtggctggagaagaatgggataaaacatgaaaataatttgttgaaagtggagctgctgagaatagctaaacaaaacaagccccgaatacg atgggcgaggtgtgtggatcacgtggagaagctaattcaagcagactgggagagagaagtccacatagacagcggcaccattcctccactcatcatccacctcggcgaggatagttcaagtgaagacagtgacagcgaagaatttgaggttacgacacagcaagtagatggagacagtgaagtactggcagttcctcttgatgatttacccgggtgttcttattga
- the LOC134527949 gene encoding uncharacterized protein LOC134527949 isoform X3 produces MMEFVIVLIFCVVLVIAVMVIGSGMGKATSSQRQMDIINVAQNLYVLIRKGDLKKCDVTQTTAFLLNIAKSTVLKYYKKDIEEVSTPGKKRKKRPQEGKSLDTVDNFTVNAIRNAIYRMYAEGLNVTVDTILKEIRERQIDYYGGRSSLHKLLKKMGFSWTTVDGRKALIENENIELQRIDFLRKYKEEKERGANFIFVDETWIFQRGKALIYLKICSVVQYKVFHFHFIYFSGTVSKSWQDKSLQSAKRRTVGDGKRFIVVNAGGRTGFVPGAGLLFVSGQKTADYHGEMNGETFLMWFEDMLVHLEEPSVIIMDNASYHSTQMGEVCGSRGEANSSRLGERSPHRQRHHSSTHHPPRRG; encoded by the exons atgatggaatttgttatcgttttgatattttgtgtggttcttgtgattgctgtaatggtaattggttccgggatggggaaagctacttcgtcgcagcgtcagatggacatcattaacgtcgctcagaacttatatgttttaattagaaaaggcgacttgaagaaatgtgacgttacgcagacgaccgcgtttcttctcaacatcgcaaagtcaactgttctcaa gtactacaagaaagacattgaagaagtttcaacaccaggaaaaaagaggaaaaaaaggccacaggaaggaaagtcacttgacacagtcgacaatttcacagtaaatgcaatcaggaatgcaatttacaggatgtacgctgaag gtttgaatgttacagtcgacaccattttgaaagaaatcagggaaagacaaatagattattatggtggaagatcgagtcttcataaattgttaaagaagatgggattttcatggacaactgttgatggacgaaaagctttgatagagaatgaaaacatagaattgcagcgaatagatttcttgagaaagtataaagaagaaaaagaaagaggtgccaatttcatatttgttgatgaaacatggattttccagagaggcaaggcattaatttatttgaaaatttgttctgtggtccaatacaaagtatttcatttccatttcatatatttttcaggaactgtatcaaagtcatggcaggacaagagtctacaatctgcgaagagacgtactgttggagatggtaaaaggtttattgttgttaatgctggagggcgcactggctttgtgccaggagcaggattactttttgtttcaggtcagaagactgcagactaccatggcgagatgaatggggaaactttcttgatgtggtttgaagacatgttggtgcatcttgaggaacccagtgtcatcataatggacaatgcttcatatcacagcacccag atgggcgaggtgtgtggatcacgtggagaagctaattcaagcagactgggagagagaagtccacatagacagcggcaccattcctccactcatcatccacctcggcgaggatag
- the LOC134527949 gene encoding uncharacterized protein LOC134527949 isoform X1, giving the protein MMEFVIVLIFCVVLVIAVMVIGSGMGKATSSQRQMDIINVAQNLYVLIRKGDLKKCDVTQTTAFLLNIAKSTVLKYYKKDIEEVSTPGKKRKKRPQEGKSLDTVDNFTVNAIRNAIYRMYAEGLNVTVDTILKEIRERQIDYYGGRSSLHKLLKKMGFSWTTVDGRKALIENENIELQRIDFLRKYKEEKERGANFIFVDETWIFQRGKALIYLKICSVVQYKVFHFHFIYFSGTVSKSWQDKSLQSAKRRTVGDGKRFIVVNAGGRTGFVPGAGLLFVSGQKTADYHGEMNGETFLMWFEDMLVHLEEPSVIIMDNASYHSTQVEKTPTTNWTKAALIAWLEKNGIKHENNLLKVELLRIAKQNKPRIRWARCVDHVEKLIQADWEREVHIDSGTIPPLIIHLGEDSSSEDSDSEEFEVTTQQVDGDSEVLAVPLDDLPGCSY; this is encoded by the exons atgatggaatttgttatcgttttgatattttgtgtggttcttgtgattgctgtaatggtaattggttccgggatggggaaagctacttcgtcgcagcgtcagatggacatcattaacgtcgctcagaacttatatgttttaattagaaaaggcgacttgaagaaatgtgacgttacgcagacgaccgcgtttcttctcaacatcgcaaagtcaactgttctcaa gtactacaagaaagacattgaagaagtttcaacaccaggaaaaaagaggaaaaaaaggccacaggaaggaaagtcacttgacacagtcgacaatttcacagtaaatgcaatcaggaatgcaatttacaggatgtacgctgaag gtttgaatgttacagtcgacaccattttgaaagaaatcagggaaagacaaatagattattatggtggaagatcgagtcttcataaattgttaaagaagatgggattttcatggacaactgttgatggacgaaaagctttgatagagaatgaaaacatagaattgcagcgaatagatttcttgagaaagtataaagaagaaaaagaaagaggtgccaatttcatatttgttgatgaaacatggattttccagagaggcaaggcattaatttatttgaaaatttgttctgtggtccaatacaaagtatttcatttccatttcatatatttttcaggaactgtatcaaagtcatggcaggacaagagtctacaatctgcgaagagacgtactgttggagatggtaaaaggtttattgttgttaatgctggagggcgcactggctttgtgccaggagcaggattactttttgtttcaggtcagaagactgcagactaccatggcgagatgaatggggaaactttcttgatgtggtttgaagacatgttggtgcatcttgaggaacccagtgtcatcataatggacaatgcttcatatcacagcacccag gttgagaaaacacctacaacgaactggaccaaggctgcactgatcgcgtggctggagaagaatgggataaaacatgaaaataatttgttgaaagtggagctgctgagaatagctaaacaaaacaagccccgaatacg atgggcgaggtgtgtggatcacgtggagaagctaattcaagcagactgggagagagaagtccacatagacagcggcaccattcctccactcatcatccacctcggcgaggatagttcaagtgaagacagtgacagcgaagaatttgaggttacgacacagcaagtagatggagacagtgaagtactggcagttcctcttgatgatttacccgggtgttcttattga